One genomic segment of Mobula hypostoma chromosome 2, sMobHyp1.1, whole genome shotgun sequence includes these proteins:
- the LOC134340963 gene encoding protein FAM110C-like — MPSEISAPAGMQSEVSPSLPLRLLTKGPSYLRSQMERDRRDRPSAVERLAADKAKYVKSPAARGRKLEPNGLGSSSSEEDSSSGASSNRENHLEPSSHQRTGQRELQPSIVRRSGFKRQLRPDSLVIYRQKCEFVRGTTTTSSNRSSKSNRSLVWRLLPGSGGRGDRLLQSAAGTTSGEEGLAYGTALQGAATDKPAAPRGAAANTPAAPQGAAANTPAAPQGAAANTPAAPQGAAANTPAAPQGAAANTPAAPQGAAAITPAAPQGAAANTPAAPQGAAAITPAAPQGADTGRTKEPLKRRGGGAGLRRSFSDLSYRYSRACSGLDSFFEHCGLEPEVMEDLIREKFAATSDSLTLRFRSVSSPDSESELSRHSSSSNSSSGSGSGSQRLQVQKKPPPSVLSVIERNARVIQWLYGCKRAQESKGKASAVLV, encoded by the coding sequence ATGCCGAGCGAGATCTCGGCCCCTGCAGGTATGCAGTCGGAGGTGAGCCCCTCTCTGCCCCTTAGGCTTCTGACCAAGGGTCCCAGCTACCTTCGCAGTCAAATGGAGAGGGACAGGCGGGATCGGCCGAGCGCCGTGGAGAGACTGGCGGCCGACAAAGCCAAGTACGTGAAGAGCCCGGCGGCGAGGGGACGCAAGTTGGAGCCCAATGGTTTAGGCAGTTCTTCctctgaggaagacagcagtagcGGCGCCAGCAGCAACAGAGAGAACCACTTGGAACCCAGCAGCCACCAGCGGACCGGGCAGCGGGAGCTCCAACCGAGCATCGTGCGGCGCTCGGGGTTCAAGAGGCAGCTGAGACCCGACTCACTCGTCATCTACCGGCAAAAGTGCGAATTTGTTCGGGGAACTACGACCACCAGCAGCAATCGGAGCTCCAAGAGCAACCGTAGCTTAGTCTGGAGACTCCTGCCGGGCTCTGGTGGCCGGGGCGACAGACTGCTGCAGTCGGCGGCAGGGACAACCTCAGGAGAAGAAGGATTGGCATATGGTACTGCACTCCAGGGAGCAGCAACCGACAAACCAGCGGCACCCCGGGGAGCAGCAGCCAACACGCCGGCGGCACCCCAGGGAGCAGCAGCCAACACGCCGGCGGCACCCCAGGGAGCAGCAGCCAACACGCCGGCGGCACCCCAGGGAGCGGCAGCCAACACGCCGGCGGCACCCCAGGGAGCGGCAGCCAACACGCCGGCGGCACCCCAGGGAGCGGCAGCCATCACGCCGGCGGCACCCCAGGGAGCAGCAGCCAACACGCCGGCGGCACCCCAGGGAGCAGCAGCCATCACGCCGGCGGCACCCCAGGGAGCAGACACCGGCCGCACCAAAGAACCACTGAAACGGCGGGGAGGAGGAGCGGGGCTGCGGCGCTCGTTTTCCGACCTGAGCTACCGCTACTCGCGAGCCTGCTCGGGCTTGGACAGCTTCTTCGAGCACTGCGGACTGGAGCCCGAGGTGATGGAGGACCTGATCAGGGAGAAGTTCGCCGCCACCTCCGACAGCCTCACTCTCAGGTTCCGGAGTGTGAGCAGCCCGGACTCGGAGAGCGAGCTATCGCGGCACAGTAGTAGCAGCAATAGCAGCAGTGGCAGTGGCAGTGGCAGCCAACGGCTCCAGGTACAGAAAAAGCCTCCTCCCTCTGTCCTTTCGGTCATCGAGCGTAACGCCAGGGTCATTCAGTGGCTGTACGGCTGTAAGAGAGCCCAGGAGTCTAAAGGCAAGGCTTCCGCTGTCCTGGTGTAA